In Ananas comosus cultivar F153 linkage group 7, ASM154086v1, whole genome shotgun sequence, the sequence AACTTCTTTGATCTACTCAAGAACACACCTTGCAACTCTTCCTGCAGTAACCCTGAGACTCCTCAGTGCCTACCATGTACTCAGGATTCTTCTCACACTCGCCTTTCGCGGCCCATCGCGCGCAGGACTCGTTCTCATCTTCGCATTCCTTGCTCCGTCTACTCGACGAGAGAAAACTGAAGGGTGTCAAATGGATCCATTTCGTCGCAGTCCACTTCTCCCCTGCTATTACTGGGCAGCTCCCATGCATACTTGATCCATCCAAAGTGCCGTTCGGATGCAGGCTGAAGAACAACACGGCATCGCCTTTCTTCGGTTTCACTGAAATAAGCTCATCAAACACTATCTCAATacgatttcaaaataaaagtttcTGAACTTCGATGAACTTAAACAAGTTATTTAGTACTGGAAAAGTTTTAACACAGTTGCATTCTTCGTGGTTTAGTGGTTGGTAATAGAATTTGCTCGTAAATTCTTTACCTGAAAAACCTGTTGAAGCACAGAAAGCGAGAGAATCACCTTTCCTTTGTCGATTCGCCTGCAACAAAATGCGCGgaaaatggtttagatgaaGATGA encodes:
- the LOC109712288 gene encoding probable prolyl 4-hydroxylase 7, whose amino-acid sequence is MYLANVAQGGETVFTKAAANRQRKGDSLAFCASTGFSVKPKKGDAVLFFSLHPNGTLDGSSMHGSCPVIAGEKWTATKWIHLTPFSFLSSSRRSKECEDENESCARWAAKGECEKNPEYMVGTEESQGYCRKSCKVCS